One Helicoverpa zea isolate HzStark_Cry1AcR chromosome 11, ilHelZeax1.1, whole genome shotgun sequence genomic window carries:
- the LOC124634334 gene encoding double-strand-break repair protein rad21 homolog isoform X1, which produces MFYAHFVLAKKGPLAKIWLAAHWDKKLTKAHVFETNIEKSVDGILKPKVKMALRTSGHLLLGVVRIYSRKAKYLLQDCNEAFVKIKMAFRPGMVDLPEEHREAAMNAITLPEVFHDFDTAMPELNEVDIEAQFSLNQSRAEEITMREDYGSLNLVTHDDGFGDMGFDTDNPDIMREAIGSEGGLEQSNLLFADGSSLELGGKEGGTSLAGGVPALAAEHPRRMEAAPHAPMDDGFGGTIGDVADFGHAGGLFEGDLFGEVTGGSSSAAAASGMPGTSAQPQSLQAEIDAAGVSGGDTGGDEAAADAPDSDDDMGDHYDAGTSPQHSWGGSPVPDSMAPPPAPAPPSPSPHVPMDVDVVPEPGPRPASAEPPAGGASERVADNTTLLHNDEESFALAPVDATVLKGITKTKRKRKLIVDEVKNISGEEMKNQLSNTSDIVTTLDLAPPTRRLMHWKETGGVEKLFTLPARPIPSRVLFKKYQRNMTLRSEAEEAEAGRSPDPAEPARRTRKRRHEESMQPPETPAPAPAPELEPPTPVPQEYEPSVESDSAADNAFPQTPPSEVDVEPPQTPAGMLGAMTPGLGALTPGSLLQAGLTPALQHPAMTPGGLQHGGMTPVGLHHGDSQHVDLGLSAGGMTPAGLHHGGMTPGLLESGMTPAGLVHGGLTPAGLHHGGMTPGGLDHGGMTPAGLQHGGMTPAGLQHSGMTPAGLQHGGMTPAGLQHGGMTPGGVQHGAMLQHGMEQLPMMPQLGGEQVSSLLRSSLPPAAAAHELPHTLPMEPLLHGLDDHGDYQNGMQMTSFGYDDQHGQTSPQHDYDLPLTPDNADEGEREAGETDEQFEERVLNRRAAQLFAVMKPKLSAGLQLSFTDLAPRHNNRKQVAQKFYSLLVLKKHQVLKLEQHETYGPITISKGNQFETEAI; this is translated from the exons ATGTTTTACGCACATTTCGTGCTGGCCAAAAAGGGCCCCCTGGCCAAGATTTGGTTGGCGGCCCATTGGGACAAGAAGTTGACAAAAGCTCATGTGTTTGAGACAAATATCGAAAAGTCTGTTGATGGTATCCTGAAGCCCAAAGTGAAGATGGCCCTGCGTACATCTGGCCATCTGTTGCTGGGTGTTGTGAGGATTTACTCCAGGAAAGCCAAATACTTGCTGCAGGATTGTAATGAAGCTTTTGTCAAAATTAAG ATGGCCTTCAGGCCTGGCATGGTGGATTTGCCTGAGGAACACAGGGAGGCTGCCATGAATGCCATTACACTGCCCGAGGTGTTCCATGACTTCGACACAGCTATGCCTGAATTGAA CGAGGTGGACATTGAAGCCCAGTTCTCTCTGAACCAGTCCAGGGCCGAGGAGATCACCATGCGCGAAGACTATGGCTCCCTGAACCTGGTCACTCATGATGATGGCTTTGGTGATATGGGGTTCGATACAGACAACCCGGATATTATGCGTGAGGCTATTGGCAGTGAAGGAGGACTGGAACAG AGTAACCTTCTCTTCGCTGACGGTTCATCCCTGGAGCTGGGCGGCAAGGAGGGTGGCACGTCGCTGGCGGGCGGCGTCCCCGCGCTGGCGGCGGAGCACCCGCGCCGCATGGAGGCTGCGCCCCACGCGCCCATGGACGACGGCTTCGGAGGCACTATAGGCGACGTCGCCGATTTCGGAC ACGCTGGCGGTCTGTTCGAGGGCGATCTGTTCGGCGAGGTGACTGGCGGCAGCAGCTCGGCAGCCGCGGCGTCAGGCATGCCCGGCACGTCTGCACAACCTCAGTCTCTACAG GCTGAAATAGACGCTGCGGGTGTAAGCGGCGGCGACACGGGCGGCGACGAGGCGGCGGCCGACGCGCCCGACTCCGACGACGATATGGGCGACCACTATGATGCTGGCACCTCGCCGCAGCATAG TTGGGGCGGTTCACCGGTCCCCGACAGCAtggcgccgccgcccgcgcccgcgccgccttcTCCTAGCCCACATGTTCCTatg GACGTGGACGTGGTCCCAGAGCCGGGTCCCCGTCCCGCCAGCGCGGAGCCGCCAGCCGGAGGAGCTTCGGAACGCGTGGCAGACAACACTACACTGTTACATAATGATGAAGAGTCCTTCGCATTGGCTCCTGTTGATGCTACTGTGCTTAAAG gcataacaaaaacaaaacgcaAGCGCAAACTGATCGTCGATGAAGTGAAGAATATATCTGGAGAAGAAATGAAGAATCAGCTGAGTAACACGTCGGATATTGTGACTACTTTGGACTTGGCGCCACCGACACGAAGACTGATGCACTGGAAGGAAACTGGGGGAGTGGAGAAATTGTTCACATTGCCGGCTAGGCCGATTCCTTCTAGAGTGTTGTTCAAG AAGTACCAGCGCAACATGACGCTGCGCAGCGAGGCGGAGGAGGCGGAGGCGGGGCGCTCGCCCGACCCCGCCGAGCCCGCCCGCCGCACCCGCAAGCGCAGGCACGAGGAG TCGATGCAGCCACCAGAAACTCCAGCGCCAGCTCCCGCACCAGAATTAGAACCTCCTACTCCCGTACCTCAGGAATACGAACCTTCAGTCG AGTCGGACTCGGCGGCCGACAACGCCTTCCCTCAGACGCCGCCTTCAGAAGTCGACGTGGAACCTCCTCAGACGCCag CCGGCATGCTGGGAGCTATGACGCCGGGGCTGGGCGCCCTCACGCCGGGCTCGCTGCTACAGGCTGGCCTCACTCCAGCGCTGCAGCACCCTGCCATGACGCCCG GTGGTCTTCAACACGGCGGCATGACGCCGGTGGGTCTGCATCACGGAGACAGCCAGCACGTAGACTTAGGACTCTCCGCCGGTGGCATGACTCCGGCTGGCTTGCACCATGGAG GCATGACCCCAGGTCTACTAGAGAGCGGCATGACACCGGCAGGGCTGGTGCACGGAGGACTCACGCCAGCAGGGTTACATCATGGTGGCATGACGCCAG GCGGTCTAGACCACGGCGGCATGACGCCGGCAGGCCTTCAGCACGGCGGCATGACTCCAGCAGGGCTACAGCACAGCGGCATGACTCCCGCTGGCTTGCAACACGGCGGTATGACTCCCGCCGGCTTGCAACATGGTGGCATGACGCCTGGTG GAGTCCAACACGGCGCCATGCTGCAACACGGCATGGAGCAGCTGCCCATGATGCCGCAGCTGGGCGGCGAGCAGGTGTCGTCGCTGCTGCGCTCGTCgctgccgcccgccgccgccgcccacgAGCTGCCGCACACGCTGCCCATGGAGCCCCTGCTGCACGGCCTCGACGACCATGGAGACTATCAG AATGGAATGCAGATGACAAGCTTCGGTTACGACGACCAGCACGGGCAGACCAGTCCACAGCACGACTACGATCTCCCTTTAACGCCAGACAAT GCGGACGAGGGCGAGCGTGAGGCGGGCGAGACGGACGAGCAGTTCGAGGAGCGCGTGCTCAACCGCCGCGCCGCGCAGCTGTTCGCCGTCATGAAGCCCAAGCTGTCCGCAGGCCTACAGCTGTCCTTCACAGACCTCGCACCCCGACACAATAATAGAAAACAG GTGGCACAAAAATTCTACAGTTTACTCGTTCTCAAAAAACATCAAGTGCTGAAATTAGAACAACACGAAACATATGGACCTATCACCATAAGCAAGGGTAATCAGTTTGAAACTGAAGCGATTTAA
- the LOC124634334 gene encoding double-strand-break repair protein rad21 homolog isoform X2 encodes MFYAHFVLAKKGPLAKIWLAAHWDKKLTKAHVFETNIEKSVDGILKPKVKMALRTSGHLLLGVVRIYSRKAKYLLQDCNEAFVKIKMAFRPGMVDLPEEHREAAMNAITLPEVFHDFDTAMPELNEVDIEAQFSLNQSRAEEITMREDYGSLNLVTHDDGFGDMGFDTDNPDIMREAIGSEGGLEQSNLLFADGSSLELGGKEGGTSLAGGVPALAAEHPRRMEAAPHAPMDDGFGGTIGDVADFGHAGGLFEGDLFGEVTGGSSSAAAASGMPGTSAQPQSLQAEIDAAGVSGGDTGGDEAAADAPDSDDDMGDHYDAGTSPQHSWGGSPVPDSMAPPPAPAPPSPSPHVPMDVDVVPEPGPRPASAEPPAGGASERVADNTTLLHNDEESFALAPVDATVLKGITKTKRKRKLIVDEVKNISGEEMKNQLSNTSDIVTTLDLAPPTRRLMHWKETGGVEKLFTLPARPIPSRVLFKKYQRNMTLRSEAEEAEAGRSPDPAEPARRTRKRRHEESMQPPETPAPAPAPELEPPTPVPQEYEPSVAGMLGAMTPGLGALTPGSLLQAGLTPALQHPAMTPGGLQHGGMTPVGLHHGDSQHVDLGLSAGGMTPAGLHHGGMTPGLLESGMTPAGLVHGGLTPAGLHHGGMTPGGLDHGGMTPAGLQHGGMTPAGLQHSGMTPAGLQHGGMTPAGLQHGGMTPGGVQHGAMLQHGMEQLPMMPQLGGEQVSSLLRSSLPPAAAAHELPHTLPMEPLLHGLDDHGDYQNGMQMTSFGYDDQHGQTSPQHDYDLPLTPDNADEGEREAGETDEQFEERVLNRRAAQLFAVMKPKLSAGLQLSFTDLAPRHNNRKQVAQKFYSLLVLKKHQVLKLEQHETYGPITISKGNQFETEAI; translated from the exons ATGTTTTACGCACATTTCGTGCTGGCCAAAAAGGGCCCCCTGGCCAAGATTTGGTTGGCGGCCCATTGGGACAAGAAGTTGACAAAAGCTCATGTGTTTGAGACAAATATCGAAAAGTCTGTTGATGGTATCCTGAAGCCCAAAGTGAAGATGGCCCTGCGTACATCTGGCCATCTGTTGCTGGGTGTTGTGAGGATTTACTCCAGGAAAGCCAAATACTTGCTGCAGGATTGTAATGAAGCTTTTGTCAAAATTAAG ATGGCCTTCAGGCCTGGCATGGTGGATTTGCCTGAGGAACACAGGGAGGCTGCCATGAATGCCATTACACTGCCCGAGGTGTTCCATGACTTCGACACAGCTATGCCTGAATTGAA CGAGGTGGACATTGAAGCCCAGTTCTCTCTGAACCAGTCCAGGGCCGAGGAGATCACCATGCGCGAAGACTATGGCTCCCTGAACCTGGTCACTCATGATGATGGCTTTGGTGATATGGGGTTCGATACAGACAACCCGGATATTATGCGTGAGGCTATTGGCAGTGAAGGAGGACTGGAACAG AGTAACCTTCTCTTCGCTGACGGTTCATCCCTGGAGCTGGGCGGCAAGGAGGGTGGCACGTCGCTGGCGGGCGGCGTCCCCGCGCTGGCGGCGGAGCACCCGCGCCGCATGGAGGCTGCGCCCCACGCGCCCATGGACGACGGCTTCGGAGGCACTATAGGCGACGTCGCCGATTTCGGAC ACGCTGGCGGTCTGTTCGAGGGCGATCTGTTCGGCGAGGTGACTGGCGGCAGCAGCTCGGCAGCCGCGGCGTCAGGCATGCCCGGCACGTCTGCACAACCTCAGTCTCTACAG GCTGAAATAGACGCTGCGGGTGTAAGCGGCGGCGACACGGGCGGCGACGAGGCGGCGGCCGACGCGCCCGACTCCGACGACGATATGGGCGACCACTATGATGCTGGCACCTCGCCGCAGCATAG TTGGGGCGGTTCACCGGTCCCCGACAGCAtggcgccgccgcccgcgcccgcgccgccttcTCCTAGCCCACATGTTCCTatg GACGTGGACGTGGTCCCAGAGCCGGGTCCCCGTCCCGCCAGCGCGGAGCCGCCAGCCGGAGGAGCTTCGGAACGCGTGGCAGACAACACTACACTGTTACATAATGATGAAGAGTCCTTCGCATTGGCTCCTGTTGATGCTACTGTGCTTAAAG gcataacaaaaacaaaacgcaAGCGCAAACTGATCGTCGATGAAGTGAAGAATATATCTGGAGAAGAAATGAAGAATCAGCTGAGTAACACGTCGGATATTGTGACTACTTTGGACTTGGCGCCACCGACACGAAGACTGATGCACTGGAAGGAAACTGGGGGAGTGGAGAAATTGTTCACATTGCCGGCTAGGCCGATTCCTTCTAGAGTGTTGTTCAAG AAGTACCAGCGCAACATGACGCTGCGCAGCGAGGCGGAGGAGGCGGAGGCGGGGCGCTCGCCCGACCCCGCCGAGCCCGCCCGCCGCACCCGCAAGCGCAGGCACGAGGAG TCGATGCAGCCACCAGAAACTCCAGCGCCAGCTCCCGCACCAGAATTAGAACCTCCTACTCCCGTACCTCAGGAATACGAACCTTCAGTCG CCGGCATGCTGGGAGCTATGACGCCGGGGCTGGGCGCCCTCACGCCGGGCTCGCTGCTACAGGCTGGCCTCACTCCAGCGCTGCAGCACCCTGCCATGACGCCCG GTGGTCTTCAACACGGCGGCATGACGCCGGTGGGTCTGCATCACGGAGACAGCCAGCACGTAGACTTAGGACTCTCCGCCGGTGGCATGACTCCGGCTGGCTTGCACCATGGAG GCATGACCCCAGGTCTACTAGAGAGCGGCATGACACCGGCAGGGCTGGTGCACGGAGGACTCACGCCAGCAGGGTTACATCATGGTGGCATGACGCCAG GCGGTCTAGACCACGGCGGCATGACGCCGGCAGGCCTTCAGCACGGCGGCATGACTCCAGCAGGGCTACAGCACAGCGGCATGACTCCCGCTGGCTTGCAACACGGCGGTATGACTCCCGCCGGCTTGCAACATGGTGGCATGACGCCTGGTG GAGTCCAACACGGCGCCATGCTGCAACACGGCATGGAGCAGCTGCCCATGATGCCGCAGCTGGGCGGCGAGCAGGTGTCGTCGCTGCTGCGCTCGTCgctgccgcccgccgccgccgcccacgAGCTGCCGCACACGCTGCCCATGGAGCCCCTGCTGCACGGCCTCGACGACCATGGAGACTATCAG AATGGAATGCAGATGACAAGCTTCGGTTACGACGACCAGCACGGGCAGACCAGTCCACAGCACGACTACGATCTCCCTTTAACGCCAGACAAT GCGGACGAGGGCGAGCGTGAGGCGGGCGAGACGGACGAGCAGTTCGAGGAGCGCGTGCTCAACCGCCGCGCCGCGCAGCTGTTCGCCGTCATGAAGCCCAAGCTGTCCGCAGGCCTACAGCTGTCCTTCACAGACCTCGCACCCCGACACAATAATAGAAAACAG GTGGCACAAAAATTCTACAGTTTACTCGTTCTCAAAAAACATCAAGTGCTGAAATTAGAACAACACGAAACATATGGACCTATCACCATAAGCAAGGGTAATCAGTTTGAAACTGAAGCGATTTAA
- the LOC124634440 gene encoding 60S ribosomal protein L15 has translation MGAYRYIQELYRKKLSDVMRFLLRVRVWQYRQLTRMHRAPRPTRPDKARRLGYRAKQGFVIFRIRVRRGGRKRPVPKGATYGKPKSQGVNQLKPTRNLQSIAEERVGRRCGGLRVLNSYWVAQDSSYKYFEVILVDPSHKAIRRDPKINWIVNAVHKHREMRGLTSAGRSSRGLGKGHRFSQTKGGSRRASWIRRNTLQLHRKR, from the exons ATGGGCGCGTACAGATATATCCAAGAGTTGTACAGAAAAAAGTTGAGCGATGTTATGCGATTCCTCTTGCGTGTGAGGGTATGGCAGTACCGTCAGTTGACTCGTATGCATCGCGCCCCTAGGCCTACAAGGCCCGACAAGGCGAGGAGGCTGGGATACCGCGCTAAGCAGG GATTCGTTATCTTCAGAATCCGTGTACGCCGTGGTGGCCGCAAGCGCCCCGTGCCCAAGGGTGCTACCTATGGTAAGCCCAAGAGTCAGGGTGTGAACCAGCTGAAGCCTACCCGCAACCTACAGTCCATCGCTGAG GAGCGTGTTGGTCGCCGTTGTGGTGGTCTGCGTGTGCTTAACTCATACTGGGTGGCCCAAGACTCTTCCTACAAATACTTTGAAGTCATCCTGGTTGACCCCTCACACAAG GCTATCCGCAGGGATCCCAAGATCAACTGGATAGTGAACGCTGTCCACAAGCATCGCGAGATGCGTGGTCTCACATCCGCTGGCCGCAGCTCCCGTGGTCTCGGCAAGGGTCACCGCTTCTCACAGACCAAGGGAGGCTCCCGCCGTGCTTCCTGGATCCGCCGCAACACTCTGCAGCTCCACCGCAAGCGATAA